A window of the Equus przewalskii isolate Varuska chromosome 10, EquPr2, whole genome shotgun sequence genome harbors these coding sequences:
- the SLC4A1 gene encoding band 3 anion transport protein: MDDSQENPEEIEVIVEEDYEGPGIITSPPEAIMEEDYEGPGVSMSQPEEPVAHPTERTAADHHTITHPGTGEVYVELQELVMDGKNRELQWMEAARWVRLEENLGEDGAWGHPHLSYLDFWSLLDLQRAFAKGSVLLDLSETSLAGVAENLLDRFIYDGLIRPQYREDLLRVLLLKHSHARDLKELDGVKPTVLTPSGGTLQPLLPEHPSLETQLFCAQGEGDTEESSPSGILEKISPDSEAALVLVGRISFLEKPVLGFVRLREAVELEATVEPSVPVRFLLVLLGPEAPHTDYTQLGRAAATLMSERVFLNEANTAQSKEELVRSLEGFLDCSLVLPPLDAPSKQALLSLVPVQRELLRRRYLPSPAKPDPSFYKSLDLGRGPGVPSGPEDPLQRTGYLFGGLVHDIKRRYPHYLSDITDALSPSVLAVVFFIYFAALSPAITFGGLLGEKTYNQIGVSELLLSTALQGIIFCLLGAQPLLVIGFSGPLLVFEEAFFSFCDRQGLEYIVGRVWIGFWLILLVVLVVAFEGSVLVRFISRYTQEIFSFLISLIFIYETFSKLVKIFQEHPLQRNYDQNVITEPKPQAPMPNTALLSLVLMAGTFSIAMMLRKFKNSTYLPGKLRRIIGDFGIPISALIMIMVDFLIQDTYTQKLSVPEGFSVSNTSFRGWLIHPLGLYTRFPTWMMFASVLPAMLVFILIFLESQITTLIISKPERRMVKGSGFHLDLLLIMGMGGLAPLFGMPWLSATTVRTITHANALTDVAKASTPGAEAQIQVREQRISGLLVALLLGLSILMGPVLRRIPLAVLFGIFLYMGVTSLSGIQFFDRILLLFKPQQYHPDVPYVTRVKTWRMHLFTITQIICVVVLWVVKTFPDSSLALPFVLILTVPLRHFLLPMIFRNLELQCLDADDAKAIFDEEEGQDEYDEATMAV; encoded by the exons ATGGATGATTCCCAG GAGAATCCTGAAGAGATAGAGGTGATTGTGGAGGAGGATTATGAAGGCCCAGGTATCATTACATCCCCGCCGGAGGCGATTATGGAGGAGGATTATGAAGGCCCAGGTGTCTCTATGTCTCAGCCGGAGGAGCCAGTAG CTCACCCCACCGAGCGGACAGCTGCAGACCACCACACCATCACGCACCCAGGCACCGGTGAG GTCTACGTGGAGCTGCAGGAACTGGTGATGGACGGGAAGAACCGGGAGCTGCAGTGGATGGAGGCAGCGCGCTGGGTGCGACTGGAGGAGAACCTGGGGGAGGACGGGGCCTGGGGCCACCCACACCTGTCTTACCTCGACTTCTGGAGCCTCCTGGACCTGCAGAGAGCCTTTGCCAAGG GTTCTGTCCTCCTGGACCTGTCAGAGACCTCCCTGGCCGGGGTGGCCGAGAACCTGCTGGACCGCTTTATCTATGATGGGCTGATTCGGCCTCAGTATCGAGAAGACCTGCTCCGGGTCCTGTTGCTCAAACACAG CCATGCCAGAGACCTAAAGGAGCTAGATGGTGTGAAGCCCACGGTCCTGACACCTTCTGGGGGCACTTTACAGCCTCTGCTTCCCGAACACCCTTCGCTGGAGACACAGCTCTTCTGTGCACAG GGAGAGGGGGACACAGAAGAGAGCTCGCCATCTGGAATTCTAGAAAAGATATCCCCGGATTCAGAGGCCGCCCTGGTGTTAGTGG GCCGCATCTCCTTCCTGGAGAAGCCAGTGCTGGGCTTTGTGCGGCTGCGGGAAGCTGTGGAGCTGGAGGCCACCGTGGAGCCCTCCGTGCCTGTGCGCTTCCTCCTTGTGTTGCTGGGACCCGAGGCGCCCCACACGGACTACACTCAGCTCGGTCGGGCTGCTGCCACCCTCATGTCggagaga GTGTTCCTCAATGAGGCAAACACGGCCCAGAGCAAGGAGGAGCTGGTGCGCTCCCTAGAGGGCTTCCTGGACTGCAGCCTGGTGCTGCCTCCCTTGGATGCCCCCTCGAAGCAGGCGCTGCTGAGTCTGGTGCCTGTGCAGAGGGAGCTGCTGCGGAGACGCTACCTGCCCAGCCCTGCGAAGCCGGACCCCAGCTTCTACAAGAGCCTAG ATTTGGGTAGGGGTCCAGGGGTCCCTAGTGGCCCAGAGGACCCTCTGCAGCGGACAGGCTATCTCTTCGGGGGCCTGGTGCATGACATCAAGCGCCGCTACCCCCACTACTTGAGTGACATCACAGACGCGCTCAGCCCCTCCGTCCTGGCTGTCGTCTTCTTCATCTACTTTGCCGCCCTGTCACCTGCTATCACCTTTGGCGGCCTCCTGG GAGAAAAGACATACAACCAGATAGGAGTGTCAGAGCTGCTCTTGTCCACTGCACTGCAGGGCATCATCTTCTGCCTGCTGGGGGCTCAGCCCCTGCTTGTGATTGGCTTCTCAGGACCCCTGCTCGTATTTGAGGAAGCCTTCTTCTCG TTCTGCGACAGGCAAGGCCTGGAGTACATCGTGGGCCGTGTGTGGATCGGCTTCTGGCTCATCCTGCTGGTGGTGCTCGTGGTGGCCTTTGAGGGCAGTGTCCTGGTCCGCTTCATCTCCCGCTACACCCAGGAGatcttctccttcctcatctcCCTCATCTTCATCTATGAGACCTTCAGCAAGCTGGTCAAG ATCTTCCAGGAGCACCCACTACAGAGGAATTATGACCAGAATGTGATCACAGAGCCCAAACCTCAGGCCCCCATGCCTAACACAGCCCTCCTCTCCCTTGTTCTCATGGCCGGCACCTTCTCCATTGCCATGATGCTGCGCAAGTTCAAGAACAGCACCTACCTCCCCGGCAAG CTGCGACGGATAATCGGGGACTTTGGGATTCCTATCTCTGCCCTGATCATGATCATGGTGGATTTCCTCATCCAGGATACCTACACCCAG AAACTCAGTGTGCCTGAAGGTTTCTCGGTGTCCAACACCTCGTTCCGGGGCTGGCTCATCCACCCACTGGGCTTGTATACCCGTTTCCCGACGTGGATGATGTTTGCCTCGGTCCTGCCTGCCATGCTGGTCTTCATCCTCATCTTCCTTGAGTCCCAGATCACCAC GCTGATTATCAGCAAACCAGAGCGCAGGATGGTCAAGGGCTCCGGCTTCCACCTGGACCTGCTACTGATTATGGGCATGGGCGGGCTGGCCCCCCTCTTTGGGATGCCCTGGCTCAGTGCCACCACTGTGCGTACTATCACCCACGCCAATGCCCTCACCGATGTGGCTAAGGCCAGCACCCCAGGGGCTGAAGCCCAGATCCAGGTCAGGGAGCAGCGGATCAGCGGGCTCCTGGTCGCTTTGCTTTTGG GCTTGTCCATCCTCATGGGACCCGTCCTGCGTCGCATCCCCCTGGCTGTGCTGTTTGGCATCTTCCTCTACATGGGGGTCACATCCCTCAGCGGCATCCAGTTCTTTGACCGCATCTTGCTTCTGTTCAAGCCGCAGCAGTACCACCCGGATGTGCCCTACGTCACGCGG GTAAAGACCTGGCGCATGCACTTGTTCACGATCACCCAGATCATCTGCGTGGTGGTGCTGTGGGTGGTGAAGACCTTCCCGGACAGCTCACTGGCCCTGCCCTTCGTCCTCATCCTCACAGTGCCCCTGCGCCACTTCCTGCTGCCAATGATCTTCAGGAATCTGGAGCTCCAGTGT CTGGATGCTGACGATGCCAAGGCGATCTTTGATGAGGAGGAAGGTCAGGATGAATACGACGAGGCGACCATGGCCGTGTAA